One Nicotiana tomentosiformis chromosome 4, ASM39032v3, whole genome shotgun sequence genomic window carries:
- the LOC138910568 gene encoding uncharacterized protein: MESLQWKEGMDHFAAVKETARAQLSSAETQIQKMKGKGLVQASRIEELEARLASVLAKAETNAEKAKADADALVAVYRADVEATQVQAREVAETADIQAHRVAELAKCRSRRETLEELQAGGFDLAEEIKRAKELEADAEALASDNDDDDNDDDNDGIKSGSENRGEPDKEETAPEDDQEV; this comes from the coding sequence ATGGAGTCTttgcagtggaaagaaggtatggaccattTTGCTGCAgtaaaagaaactgctcgagcccagttatcatcggccgaaacccAAATTCAGAAAATGAAGGGAAAGGGCTTGGTTCAAGCAAGTAGaatagaggagcttgaggctcggttggcctctgtacttgccaaggctgaaactaatgccgaaaaggcaaaggccgatgcggatgcactcgtggccgtctatcgggccgatgttgaagctacccaggtccaagcaagagaggtagCCGAGACTGCCGATATTCAAGCACATAGGGTTGCCGAACTAGCTAAATGTCGATCCcgaagggaaaccctcgaggagctCCAGGCTGGtggtttcgatctcgctgaagaaataaaaagggccaaagagctcgaagccgatgctgaagctctggcTTCCGATAacgatgatgatgacaatgatgatgataatgatgggatcaagagcggatccgagaacaggggggagcctgataaagaagagactgCTCCTGAGGATGACCAAGAAGTTTAG
- the LOC104111751 gene encoding protein EARLY STARVATION 1, chloroplastic yields MAASSRGFTAPVGAKLDVSPSAYYYCRNNGGFVEFRRKKRKLISNIKCCCSDSAMPINSGNGVDKSGGGEDWRFDAKKISANYMRIQASSSMPFPSPQSRFVSKPEKFFSRCIPRNSGPQSRDSPPKRDTGIANEKDWGISLLNDNVNETGKNEDGSTWYRESGEDLGDNGYRCRWTRMGGQSNDGTLEWKETWWEKSDWTGYKELGVEKSGKNAEGDSWWETWREVLHQDEWSNLARIERSAQKQAKSGTENAGWYENWWEKYDAKGWTEKGAHKYGRLNEQSWWEKWGEHYDGRGSVLKWTDKWAETELGTKWGDKWEEKFFAGIGSRQGETWHVSPSCERWSRTWGEEHFGNGKVHKYGKSTTGESWDIVVDEGTYYEAEPHHGWADVVGDSTQLLSIQPRERPPGVFPNMDFGPSVPPEDELPPTSSQ; encoded by the exons ATGGCGGCTTCTTCTAGAGGATTCACAGCGCCCGTAGGGGCTAAGCTTGATGTATCACCCTCTGCTTATTATTATTGCCGTAATAATGGGGGGTTTGTGGAGTTCCGAAGGAAGAAGAGGAAGTTAATTAGTAATATAAAATGTTGTTGTTCAGATTCAGCAATGCCAATTAATTCAGGGAATGGTGTTGATAAAAGTGGAGGAGGTGAGGATTGGAGGTTTGATGCTAAGAAGATCAGTGCTAATTATATGAGGATTCAAGCTTCTTCTTCTATGCCCTTTCCTTCTCCTCA GTCTAGATTTGTTTCAAAGCCGGAAAAATTCTTTTCACGTTGTATCCCAAGAAATTCAGGCCCTCAGTCCCGTGACTCTCCACCAAAGCGAG ACACTGGTATTGCTAATGAGAAAGACTGGGGCATCAGTCTTTTAAATGATAATGTCAATGAAACTGGGAAAAATGAAGATGGCAGTACATGGTATCGAGAGAGTGGAGAAGACCTTGGTGACAATGGATACCGATGCCGTTGGACAAGGATGGGCGGTCAGAGCAATGATGGTACCTTAGAATGGAAAGAAACG TGGTGGGAGAAAAGTGATTGGACCGGATACAAAGAACTAG GTGTGGAGAAATCTGGGAAAAATGCTGAAGGGGACTCATGGTGGGAAACATGGCGGGAAGTTCTTCACCAAGATGAATGGAG TAATCTTGCTAGGATAGAAAGGAGTGCACAAAAACAAGCAAAATCAGGCACAGAGAATGCTGGGTGGTATGAGAATTG GTGGGAAAAATATGATGCTAAGGGTTGGACAGAGAAAGGGGCCCACAAGTATGGCAGATTAAATGAACAGTCTTGGTGGGAGAAATGGGGGGAGCATTATGACGGGAGAGGGTCTGTTCTTAAATG GACAGACAAGTGGGCGGAAACTGAGCTTGGAACAAAATGGGGAGACAAATGGGAAGAGAAATTTTTTGCTGGCATTGGTTCACGACAAGGGGAGACTTGGCACGTGTCACCCAGCTGTGAAA GATGGTCAAGGACATGGGGAGAGGAGCACTTTGGTAACGG CAAAGTGCACAAGTATGGCAAGAGCACAACGGGTGAAAGTTGGGACATCGTTGTGGATGAAGGAACTTATTACGA GGCCGAACCTCACCATGGATGGGCAGATGTAGTAGGGGATTCAACCCAATTATTGTCAATTCAACCTCGAGAAAGACCGCCTGGTGTATTCCCAAATATGGATTTTGGTCCATCTGTACCTCCAGAAGATGAATTGCCTCCCACCTCCTCACAATGA